In Zea mays cultivar B73 chromosome 7, Zm-B73-REFERENCE-NAM-5.0, whole genome shotgun sequence, the following proteins share a genomic window:
- the LOC109939203 gene encoding protein argonaute 18-like, translated as MSERESARAKHRTTMAATWVRSKLEQQHTGKHGRLANSGLGEWNATPGDSARVGTRRQTAAMYDVPRGRASGTRTGQNRARRLHGEPRNRLRAGGRGPHAQSEQQDDGAQERDKQGSGASSARQRTRLSSCNREQGAVREMEIGGRAPWEFGEGASRGDREDARGSHSAERASGTRRRSWTELCSGSGEIRAGGQGRGWGGSEQKLAKRAEGAEGHREGARADRGELGQSRSGAPWEGDPSRGAEGGAGHGGGKGAGRAHDCRGSRPAGRNRGRRGWGEVGREQGDGRRGSCRGEGGGGGKKTDWAAGSYPRPERRLEISKHLSGGREKSGEEKMSSRQEVSRLER; from the coding sequence ATGAGCGAACGTGAATCGGCGCGGGCCAAACACCGAACAACCATGGCAGCGACTTGGGTGAGATCCAAACTAGAGCAGCAGCACACCGGCAAGCATGGACGGCTGGCGAACTCCGGTTTAGGCGAATGGAACGCGACACCGGGAGATAGTGCGCGCGTAGGGACTCGACGACAGACAGCGGCCATGTATGACGTGCCGCGCGGACGGGCGAGCGGTACACGAACTGGACAGAACCGAGCGCGCAGGCTCCACGGCGAACCAAGAAACCGGCTACGCGCAGGGGGCAGAGGACCGCACGCGCAAAGCGAGCAGCAAGACGACGGCGCGCAGGAACGCGACAAGCAGGGATCAGGGGCCAGCTCGGCACGGCAAAGGACTCGGCTGAGCTCGTGCAACAGGGAGCAGGGCGCGGTCAGGGAGATGGAGATAGGCGGCCGAGCGCCATGGGAGTTTGGGGAAGGAGCGAGTCGAGGGGACAGAGAAGACGCGCGGGGAAGCCACTCGGCGGAGCGCGCGTCAGGGACTCGACGGCGGTCATGGACGGAGCTCTGCTCGGGTTCAGGCGAGATTCGAGCTGGGGGCCAAGGACGCGGCTGGGGAGGGTCCGAGCAGAAGTTAGCCAAACGCGCAGAGGGAGCAGAGGGGCACCGCGAGGGGGCTCGAGCAGATCGCGGCGAGCTGGGACAATCCAGGAGCGGGGCGCCATGGGAGGGAGACCCGAGCAGAGGAGCTGAAGGGGGCGCTGGCCATGGGGGAGGCAAGGGAGCTGGGCGAGCGCATGACTGCAGAGGGAGTCGACCGGCTGGAAGGAACAGAGGGCGCCGTGGTTGGGGAGAAGTAGGGCGCGAGCAAGGAGACGGACGCCGCGGAAGCTGCCgcggggaggggggggggggggggaagaagacAGACTGGGCAGCGGGATCTTATCCCAGACCAGAGCGGCGGCTTGAGATATCCAAGCACTTGAGCGGCGGGAGGGAAAAATCTGGGGAGGAGAAGATGAGCTCGCGGCAGGAAGTATCACGGCTGGAGAGATGA